ttgaagggggagAGAGGGTGAGTGTGAGTTGAGGGCAggtgacagagggagggagaatcccaagcagactccctgctgagcgggggagccagaggtggggctcgatcccatgaccctgagatcatgacttgagctgaaatcaagagttggacgcttaatgtACTGAATCACCCATGTGCCCAAAACAAACGATGTTTTTTGCAAGAGctcaaacaaaaacaagcatGATGTGCATTGAGTTGGTTGCCTTTTGCAGGAGATCAAGTGGGAAATGGGTacggaaatttttaaaaataggcttttttactttggggttttttgtattttttatttttttaaagattttatttatttattcatgatagacacagagggggagagagagagagagagaggggcagagacacaggcagagggagaagcaggctcctcaccagaagcctcgatcctggaactccggatcatgccctgagccaaaggcactcaaccactgagcaacccaggtgtccctgtttttgtttaagtaagctctatgcccaatgtgaggcttgaactcacaaccctgagattaagagttacctgctccactgactgagacagccCAGAACCCCAAAAgagaatgccttttattttaatttatttatgatagtcacagagagagagagaggcagagggagaagcaggctccatgcaccgggagcccaacgtgggattcgatcccgggtctccaggatcacgccctgggctaaaggcaggcaccaaaccgctgggccacccagggatccccgagaatctcttttaaaataaaaataaggggatccctgggtggcgcagtggtttagcgcctgcctttggcccagggcacgatcctggagacccgggatcgaatcccacgttgggctcccggtgcatggagcctgcttctccctctgcctgtgtctctgcctctgtgtgtgtgtgtgtgtgtgtgtgtgtgtgtgtgtgtgtgtgtgtgtgactatcataaatacatttttaaaaaatttaaaaaataaaacaaaataaaataaaaataaggggcagccccggtagctcagcggtttagcgccacctacagcccagggcgtgatcctggagaccccggatgagtcccacgtcaggcttcctgcatggagcttgcttctccctctgcctgtgtctctgcctctctctctttcctctctgtgtattctcatgaataaataaataaaataaaaataagggggatgcctgggtggttcagtcagttaagcatctgccttcagctcagatcatgatctcagggtcccaggattggcCTTGCGTTGGGCTTGCTGCTTGACGGGGAGTCTACTCATCCCTCTcgctttgccccccccccccccgttgtgtgctctccctcaaatgaataagatcttaccaataaataaataaaataaaataagacacagGTCAGAGAACACAATGCCCAAAGAACTGTGTCGTGAATTCGATCCTCTGCAGATAAGACCCTGATCTAGAGACAACACGAGGCAGAGACAAGGAGGGCAGCGGCATTGCTGGAGTCCAGAAGCAAGGTCGCCCTACAGGACCTGGAAGCAAAGTGGGCCTGTGGAGTAGGAGCCGGAGCCAGTGTGCCTGTAGGGGTCCCCCGCTTTGctgcccgccaccccccccccccccgccggcccctgCCAATCTCTTACCtgccttgagcagaaggcagtggTCCCAGGAGCTTGGCAGACAAAAGCCCAAGGGGATGaggccaccccccgccccccggggcagAAGGCAGAGTTTAGGAAGGGCTGCAGCTGGTTCCATTGAATGAGCCAAGGATCACTCGGCAAGATCCACACCCCCGGACCCCAGGCAAGGTCCTCACCtcaccacccctccctgccctgcatcctgtgcctctccttcccttcccatcttcTATCAGCACCCTCGCTCCCACCTTCCAGGccattcttcctcctccctgccagctctcctgctctctctcatttcctcttctaCTTCCCCATCACTTCCAAACTACCCTATCTATCTACTTCTAGCTCTGACTTACTTTCTTTGATTCTActtttctgggggtggggtggggaaggggttaAACCCCTAGAAGGGTCGTTGTGTGATCACCCCCCAACCTGCTCTCTTGGCTGTAAGGACCAGACCCCTCATTTCATCCATTCAGCATTTGCTAGGTGCCAACTGCTAGGCTGGGTGCTGGGTCCATAGCGGTAAACAAAGTGACCTTCTCTCAAGGCTGTCCTATTGGAAAGAAATGGTGACACTCTACTACACTGGGGACACatggtttgcttttttcttctttcctttcttctttctttactttctttcttttctttctctttctttctttctttctttctttctttctttctttctttctttcttcctttctcctggaGGAAGCCAACAAAGATTTCACAAAGGGCATGAGCATGTTTTGAAGGGTGAATAGGAGTCCTCCAGTATTCCAGCCTGAGGCTTTTGTCCATCAGAGGCACTATGCCATCTCTCTTTGTCCAAGAGAGAGATGGCATAGTGTGTTCTGGGTATAAGGAGTTAGGTGTTGAGTAGAACTAGAAGGTGAGGCAGAGATAGGACAAGGAAGGCAGGAGGCTTTGGTCACTCTGAAAAGGGGTTTGAACTGGTTTTGGGGgtgttttttctaaaaaaaaaatttattgatttattcatgagagacacacagagagaggcagaggcacaggcagagggagaagcaggctccctgaggggagcccaatatgggactcgatcccaggaccccagggtcatgccctgagccaaaaacagatgctcaacctctgagccccccaggcgccccaatggGTTTGAACTTGACAGTAGGGGCAGCAAAGAACCATTGACTTTTGGGGCGAGAGTGATGAGgttgaacttttttttacattgaaCTCAGCCCTCCTCctaaggggaaggaaggagcaggggGTCATGGTGGTCTGGATCCAAGTGGCAGCCGTACAGGTGGAGAAAATCAGATGAACGTGAGCTTAGGAGGTCAGCACGCCGATGCGGTTAACAACTGGAtaagggtggggatggggggcaggggtggaagaggagaggagTGGAGCTCGACCTCCAGTATTCTCACAGGAGCGACAGGGTGGCCAATGGGACATCCACCGGTGTGAGGACGCTAAGGAGGAGGAACAGTTTCGCACGTGCGGCGCACGCGAGCTGCCGGGTGCAGGTGGCAGCCCAACCCTGGGATCCCGAGCTCCAGATGGAGCACGTAGGGGAGCCTTGCCGGGGAGGACCCGGGAGGGATGCCTCCCCTCACCCTACGACTCTGCCCTCATCCGCGGCGGATCTGCGCTCTCCCTCCAGGTGGCACCACAGTCCCGCGCTTCGGAGGCCGGTTGGCCGCCCCAGGCGCTGCGCTCCGCTCAGGACGCGCCAACTCTTAGGTCGCGCCCTCCTCGCTGCAGGCTCAGACCCGGAGCGGCCTCCAGAGAGCGTGTCTAAGTGGTCCACGCGGCCAGCACGTTCGAGGCAGCTCGGGGACCTCAGGCTGGTGACGTGGTTGGTGTGAGCAGCGGCCTCTCGGGCCGCCCCCAGGAACCAGCGTGGGGAACGCGTGTAAGGGAAGGGACAGACGGGCAGGGCCCGGAGCACGGACACACGAAGGGAGGACCACCGAGCCCAGACGCCCAAGACGCTGGGAACGGAATCTCTTGTGCCCCGGGGCCAGCCCCGCGTGGGAAGCGTGTCTCGGACCCTTTAAGGCTCCGTcgccctgccctcccccgcccGGGGACAGGCCGGGACACCCGGGACCTGACATTTGGCGTCTCCCAACGTGGGAGCTAAAAATAGCTGCGGGGGGTTACTCCAGGCCAGTGCTCCCCTGCCACCTCGCGCGAATCTTCCCGGGGCCGGCGGACCTGCCGCATCCCCTCCTCTCTGACCCCGCGCCCCCCCAGACCCCGTGCCTGACCTTCTAGGGGCCTCCGCAGGCCCGAGCCCCTGTGCACTCGAGGTGGGGCGGGGCCTCCTGGGTCCCGAGACCCCTGTCCCCAAACTTCGCCGCGGGAGGCGGCCCGGCGCGCGCAGGGCGTGTCTTCCCGGGATCTCTGGGGAGGCGTGGCCTCGAGGGCGGGCCCGCTCCTCCCGGTGCTAAATTTCCAAACCCCGAGAGCGGGGAGGGGCGTGGCTTCCTGGGGTGTGCGGGCTCCTGGCCAATGGGTGTTGCGAAGGGCGTGGCCCGTGGGGGCAGCGGGGGCTCTTCGGGTCTCTCCCCCCAGCCGGGTTCCGCCAGATCCCCCGGAGCCCTGCCGCTCTCTGGATCCTTGGCCCGCGACAGTGGGTCCCGCCAGGCTCGCCCTCCGCACGCCGCTCCAGGACGCCCGGCGCCCCCGCGCCCTTTGCCCGCCAGGCCCGGGCCGCCGACCTCGCAGTCGCCTCCCTGTTAACCGCGGTCCCTGCGCATCGGGTCCCTAAGACAAGATGCCGTCGGGCTTCCAGCAGATCGGCTCGGAAGTAGGGTTCAGCACGCGGGGGCGGGACGGGGGCACAGGGCCACTTTTCTCGGGCTGGGGTCGTCGCTGGGGTCAGCTAGGGGGCGGTCCCTGCGCAggcgcggggggcagggggggatggGGGCCTGGCTATTTATACCCGGGCTGGACAACCCGTGACTGTGCGATTCCAATCCTTCGAAGAGGCTGAGTGGGTCTGGGGGGGCCGTCCGTGGTCACGGGCAGCCGCGGGATTCCCCAAATCCAGGGCTCGCCCCCTTCTCCAGTGTGGGGCACACGGGGATCGGGGACACTCTGCCCCCTGGATCCGGCTGCAGAAAGCAGGTCCAGGACACTCTTGTGCCCCTGGAGCTGCCCGTGTGTCCCAGCTCGCGGGAAGTTTTTCGAGGAGCGGAGGCACCCgtgggcccccacccccacccctggcggTCCTCCAGGACACTGAACTTTCCCTTGGCCCCACGGTTggtggaggggctgaggggagtggcagcccccacccccaccccccagctcagGTTTCCGCTTGGAGACAGTCTGTGCCGCCAGCAAGCGGCCACCGCCGCCACCGCCCCCATCCCCTGGGCACCGGCGCTCCCGGGgcagaagcccccccccccccacctccgcgCCCTGCGTCGTCGGAGcctggagggggaagggaggccgGGGCGGAGACACGGGAGGCCACCCCAAGGGCTGAATGCGGGGAGGAATGACCGCGATGTCCTTTTCGGAAAGAAGTACCTCTCTTGAGTCTGTTGGGGGCCTCCGGTGGCGCGCTGAGTGAAGCccagaggggaggaaagaagacTGACGCCCCCACAATAAGGCACTGGCAGGTTTAGGAATCGAGTGCCATCAGGAATACACTTAGCATTGggttttgatttttctcacttGCACAGACATCTACACAAAGCAGGCAATACCGCCCACCCCTACCTCCTCCCTTAACACAGAGGAAACCTAGCTCCAGAGCTGggaagtgacttggccaaggtcacacaaatCTGAACTCCAGTCTTAAGGCCAAGCCAGCCCCCAAGGTCACCTAGAAATGGTGAGGCCAAGGCCCTCAAAGATTTCCCAGCTTGCTGGACTCAGACATCCAGTTTCCCCTTCAAGCCTGGTTACTGGGTGCTTCCGGCTCCTGTTTACACTGAGATCCTTGCTCGATTCCTAATATGGTCCAGTTTCCCTCACCCAACGTGTTGGATGGAACCCAGCATCTTCAGGCTCTGGCTgggcccaggcccctgggatggAGGAAAGAAATCTTGATTCCGTGTGacctgcctcctctctgcttctgACCCCCCAGGATGGGGAGCCCCCTCAGCAGCGAGTCACTGGGACCCTGGTCCTTGCCGTGTTCTCTGCTGTGCTCGGCTCCCTGCAGTTTGGCTATAACATCGGAGTCATTAATGCGCCACAGAAGGTGAGGGGCTTGCGGCTGGCACAGTGGGCTGGGGACAGCAGGGGACAGCAGACAGGGATGTCCCTGTAAGTGTTCACTGCTCCGTGTCTCCCCACCTCCGCCAGGTGATTGAACAGAGCTACAATGAGACatggctggggaggcaggggcccgAGGGGCCCAGCTCCATTCCACCGGGCACCCTCACCACTCTCTGGGCTCTCTCAGTGGCCATCTTTTCTGTGGGTGGCATGATCTCCTCCTTCCTCATTGGCATCATCTCTCAGTGGCTGGGAAGGTATGGGGCTGGCAGGTGAGGGTGGGCCGGGCAGGAGGGGGGCTGCTGCATGGCACCCGAACTCTCCCACTCGCTCTTTGCCTCTCAGGAAGAGGGCAATGCTGGTCAACAACGTCCTGGCGGTGCTGGGGGGTGCCCTCATGGGCCTGGCCCATGCTGCTGCCTCCTACGAGATGCTCATTCTTGGGCGGTTCCTCATTGGCGCCTACTCAGGTACCGACGGGCAGCATGGCCCTGCCCAGCATCCCGCTGTCCTCCACCAGCACTGAgcttgggggtgggagtggcCAGCTGCCCACagccctctcttcttccctctgctcagGGCTCACATCTGGGCTGGTGCCCATGTACGTGGGGGAGATCGCCCCCACTCACCTGCGGGGCGCCTTggggacactcaaccaactggcCATCGTCATTGGCATTCTGATCGCCCAGGTGACTGGGCCTGGCCTTCTGGGTGGCTAGGCAGGGGGTTGAGTAGGGCTCGGGGCTGAGTGGCCTGCCCTCTTTCCCATGCTTCTCCCACAGGTGCTGGGCTTAGAGTCCATGCTGGGCACTACCACCCTATGGCCACTCCTCCTGGGCATCACAGTGCTGCCTGCCCTCCTGCAGCTGGTCCTGCTGCCCTTCTGCCCAGAGAGCCCTCGCTACCTCTACATAATCCGGAACCTAGAGGGGCCCGCCAGAAAGAGTGAGCTTCCACCCCATCTTGCAAGCTCCTGTCCTGCCTGGCGCCCTCTCTGTCCTCTCAGCCCTGACTCTCCTCCCCTGCAGGTCTGAAGCGCCTGACCGGCTGGGCTGATGTATCTGGGGTACTGGCTGAGCTGAAGGAGGAGAAGCGGAAGCTGGAGCGGGAGCGGCCCCTGTCCCTGCTACAGCTCCTGGGCAGCCGCACCCACCGGCAGCCTCTGGTCATCGCCGTTGTGCTGCAGCTGAGCCAGCAGCTGTCAGGCATCAATGCCGTATGTAGGCGGCAGCctcggggtggggcaggggtggggggacggcCCCAAAGATGGGGAAAAGGCAGCAAGCCTCCTCTGTCCAGAGTCGGGGTCAGTGGGGCTTGTTGTGGCTGCAAGGAAGGGACGTGCCCACcatcccctctccttctccccccataGGTTTTCTATTATTCAACCAGCATCTTCGAGACGGCAGGGGTAGGGCAGCCAGCCTATGCGACCATAGGAGCTGGTGTGGTCAACACAGTCTTCACCTTGGTCTCGGTAACTGCTGACACCCACTGTTGGCTCCACATCCCCT
The Vulpes lagopus strain Blue_001 chromosome 10, ASM1834538v1, whole genome shotgun sequence genome window above contains:
- the SLC2A4 gene encoding solute carrier family 2, facilitated glucose transporter member 4, encoding MPSGFQQIGSEDGEPPQQRVTGTLVLAVFSAVLGSLQFGYNIGVINAPQKVIEQSYNETWLGRQGPEGPSSIPPGTLTTLWALSVAIFSVGGMISSFLIGIISQWLGRKRAMLVNNVLAVLGGALMGLAHAAASYEMLILGRFLIGAYSGLTSGLVPMYVGEIAPTHLRGALGTLNQLAIVIGILIAQVLGLESMLGTTTLWPLLLGITVLPALLQLVLLPFCPESPRYLYIIRNLEGPARKSLKRLTGWADVSGVLAELKEEKRKLERERPLSLLQLLGSRTHRQPLVIAVVLQLSQQLSGINAVFYYSTSIFETAGVGQPAYATIGAGVVNTVFTLVSVFLVERAGRRTLHLLGLAGMCGCAILMTIALLLLERLPAMSYVSIVAIFGFVAFFEIGPGPIPWFIVAELFSQGPRPAAMAVAGFSNWTSNFIIGMGFQYVAEAMGPYVFLLFAVLLLAFFIFTFLKVPETRGRTFDQISADFRRTPSLLEQEVKPSTELDYLGPDDEND